A window of the Streptomyces sp. NBC_00250 genome harbors these coding sequences:
- a CDS encoding ThuA domain-containing protein — MHRSRLSRALSVLTGTLLALLLVQIPAQQAFAAPAFKVLLFTKTAAGAFRHGSISAGTTMFEQLAKDNNFQLDKSEDSSIFTSSTLNTYDAVIMFQTSGMVWDNDAQRQGMQKYVRSGRGVVAVHNATDMNIDSQFPWWDDTVMGGAHMTAHSTIQQGTAKVADRVHPSTKGLPEKWVRSEEWYNFDKNARGNVHVLVTADETTYDAGGSKMGADHPISWCRVAETGKVWATAMGHEASSYSDANFKKHLLGGVKWAAGAEAGDCGGTVSSRFQKVTLDGAPDQPMELDVASDGKVFYISRSGSVHVIHEHEGETETHTAGILDVYDGGEDGGIGLALDPNFATNRFIYLNYSPAGTAEVNRVSRFKVNANDTLDMTSEKKLIEVPAYRTVDEPGHTGGYLAFGPGGNLYIGTGDDTNPFASDGFSPIDERQGREHYDAQRSSANTNDLRGKLLRIHPEADGTYTIPSGNLFAPGTAKTRPEIYAMGFRNGFRFAVDKDTGWISLGDYGPDSHAANPDRGPEGTVEWNLIKTPGFYGWPYCTGNNTPFNNYDFTTRTSGAKFDCAAPVNDSPNNTGLTKLPAAKPATVWYNYHESKEFPEIATGGGGAPMGGPFYHYDAASTSERKFPQYYDKTPFFYEWSRNTVKEFRLDANGGLLKINPLVAQIAPHAAIDMKFGPDGAMYLAEWGLGYGHANTDDGIYRIEYVAGNRTPVAKASATPDSGQGPLQVTFSAAGSADPDGDALTYSWNFGDGSSSTAQNPTHTYTANGDYTARLTVKDAGGKTGTTSVPVVVGNTRPKVTFTAPGNGGVIAFGDKIKYTVKVTDPEDGTVDCSKVVVTAALGHDSHSHDTGQFTGCSGEIQTTASGHDADANTFYVLSADYTDKGGLQGTTTATLQPRHKQAEYFTAQSGVRIVEQSGAEGGKRIGDISNGDWISFSPLNLSGVTSVSVRASSPAASGGSVELRAGSPTGTLIATVPVTSTGGWDTYQTLPPVAVTDPGGTQTVYAVFKGRTGSGFDLDALTFLRAGDSSSTGPQAGKTYTLTNAGNSKAVDVSRSSATDGAAVVQYTATGSTNQKWKLTDAGNGTFTLTAQHSGKCLDVYGQSSADGAKLIQWACHTGANQKWKLESVGTDTYRIVSVASGKCVDVPNQSTANDEQLIQWACHTGSNQKWKLTQVG; from the coding sequence GTGCATCGCTCACGCCTGAGCCGCGCGCTCTCGGTACTCACCGGGACGCTGTTGGCGCTGCTTCTCGTCCAGATACCAGCCCAACAGGCCTTCGCCGCACCGGCGTTCAAGGTGCTGCTGTTCACCAAGACGGCTGCCGGTGCCTTCCGGCACGGCTCCATCTCCGCCGGCACCACGATGTTCGAGCAGCTCGCCAAGGACAACAACTTCCAGCTCGACAAGAGCGAGGACTCCTCGATCTTCACTTCGTCGACGCTGAACACATACGACGCCGTCATCATGTTCCAGACCTCCGGGATGGTCTGGGACAACGACGCACAGCGCCAGGGCATGCAGAAGTACGTCCGTAGCGGCCGCGGCGTCGTCGCCGTCCACAACGCCACGGACATGAACATCGACTCTCAGTTCCCCTGGTGGGACGACACCGTCATGGGCGGCGCGCACATGACGGCGCACTCCACCATCCAGCAGGGAACCGCCAAGGTCGCCGACCGGGTGCACCCGTCCACCAAGGGCCTCCCGGAGAAGTGGGTGCGCTCCGAGGAGTGGTACAACTTCGACAAGAACGCGCGTGGCAACGTCCACGTGCTCGTCACCGCGGACGAGACCACCTACGACGCGGGCGGCTCCAAGATGGGCGCCGACCACCCGATCTCCTGGTGCCGTGTCGCCGAGACCGGCAAGGTCTGGGCCACTGCGATGGGCCACGAAGCGTCCTCGTACTCCGACGCGAACTTCAAGAAGCACCTGCTCGGCGGCGTGAAGTGGGCCGCGGGCGCGGAGGCCGGAGACTGCGGCGGTACCGTCTCCAGCCGCTTCCAGAAGGTGACGCTCGACGGCGCGCCCGACCAGCCCATGGAGCTGGACGTGGCATCCGACGGCAAGGTCTTCTACATCTCTCGCTCCGGGTCCGTGCACGTCATCCACGAACACGAGGGCGAGACGGAGACGCACACCGCGGGCATCCTGGACGTCTACGACGGCGGTGAGGACGGCGGCATCGGTCTCGCACTGGACCCGAATTTCGCCACCAACCGCTTCATCTACCTCAACTACTCGCCCGCCGGCACGGCCGAGGTCAACCGGGTCTCCCGGTTCAAGGTCAACGCGAACGACACGCTGGACATGACCAGTGAGAAGAAGCTCATCGAGGTGCCGGCCTACCGCACCGTCGACGAGCCCGGCCACACCGGCGGCTACCTCGCCTTCGGCCCCGGCGGCAACCTGTACATCGGGACGGGCGACGACACCAACCCGTTCGCCTCGGACGGCTTCTCGCCGATCGACGAACGGCAGGGCCGCGAGCACTACGACGCTCAGCGCAGCTCTGCCAACACCAATGACCTTCGCGGCAAGCTCCTGCGGATCCACCCCGAGGCCGACGGCACCTACACCATCCCGTCGGGCAACCTGTTCGCCCCCGGCACCGCCAAGACCCGGCCCGAGATCTACGCCATGGGCTTCCGCAACGGGTTCCGGTTCGCGGTCGACAAGGACACCGGCTGGATCTCCCTCGGCGACTACGGTCCCGACTCGCACGCGGCCAACCCCGACCGCGGCCCCGAGGGCACGGTCGAGTGGAACCTGATCAAGACGCCGGGCTTCTACGGGTGGCCGTACTGCACGGGCAACAACACGCCGTTCAACAACTACGACTTCACCACCCGCACTTCGGGGGCGAAGTTCGACTGCGCGGCCCCCGTGAACGACTCGCCGAACAACACCGGCCTGACCAAGCTGCCCGCGGCCAAGCCGGCGACGGTCTGGTACAACTACCACGAATCCAAGGAGTTCCCCGAGATAGCGACCGGCGGCGGCGGTGCCCCGATGGGCGGCCCCTTCTACCACTACGACGCGGCCAGCACCTCGGAGCGCAAGTTCCCCCAGTACTACGACAAGACGCCGTTCTTCTACGAGTGGAGCCGCAACACCGTCAAGGAGTTCCGCCTCGACGCCAACGGCGGCCTGCTGAAGATCAACCCGCTGGTCGCGCAGATCGCCCCGCACGCGGCCATCGACATGAAGTTCGGCCCCGACGGAGCGATGTACCTCGCTGAATGGGGCCTCGGCTACGGCCACGCCAACACCGACGACGGCATCTACCGGATCGAATACGTCGCCGGCAACCGCACCCCGGTCGCCAAGGCATCCGCCACCCCGGACTCCGGCCAGGGACCGCTCCAGGTCACCTTCTCCGCCGCCGGCTCCGCCGACCCGGACGGTGACGCGCTCACCTACTCGTGGAACTTCGGCGACGGGTCCAGCTCCACAGCTCAGAACCCCACCCACACCTACACCGCCAACGGCGACTACACCGCGCGGCTGACGGTGAAGGACGCCGGCGGGAAGACCGGCACCACCAGCGTGCCCGTGGTCGTCGGCAACACCCGTCCCAAGGTCACGTTCACCGCGCCCGGCAACGGCGGGGTCATCGCGTTCGGCGACAAGATCAAGTACACGGTGAAGGTCACCGACCCCGAGGACGGCACCGTCGACTGCTCGAAGGTCGTCGTGACCGCGGCGCTGGGACACGACAGCCACAGCCACGACACCGGCCAGTTCACCGGGTGCTCGGGCGAGATCCAGACGACCGCCTCCGGTCACGATGCGGACGCGAACACGTTCTACGTCCTCTCCGCCGACTACACCGACAAGGGAGGCCTGCAGGGCACCACCACCGCCACCCTGCAGCCCCGGCACAAGCAGGCCGAGTACTTCACTGCTCAGTCCGGCGTGCGCATCGTCGAGCAGAGCGGCGCCGAGGGCGGCAAGCGCATCGGGGACATCTCCAACGGCGACTGGATCTCCTTCTCGCCGCTGAACCTGTCCGGCGTCACGTCGGTGTCGGTGCGGGCGTCTTCGCCCGCCGCCTCCGGCGGCTCCGTCGAACTGCGCGCGGGCTCGCCCACGGGCACGCTCATCGCCACCGTCCCGGTGACGAGCACCGGTGGATGGGACACCTACCAGACACTGCCGCCCGTCGCCGTGACCGACCCGGGCGGCACCCAGACCGTGTACGCCGTCTTCAAGGGCCGCACCGGGAGCGGGTTCGACCTGGACGCGCTCACCTTCCTCCGCGCGGGCGACAGCTCGTCCACCGGCCCGCAGGCCGGGAAGACGTACACCCTGACGAACGCCGGAAACAGCAAGGCCGTCGATGTGAGCAGGAGCTCCGCCACGGACGGCGCCGCGGTCGTCCAGTACACCGCCACCGGCAGCACCAACCAGAAGTGGAAGCTGACGGACGCCGGCAACGGCACATTCACCCTGACCGCGCAGCACAGCGGCAAGTGCCTGGACGTCTACGGCCAGTCCAGCGCCGACGGCGCGAAGCTGATCCAGTGGGCCTGTCACACCGGCGCGAACCAGAAGTGGAAGCTGGAGTCCGTCGGCACCGACACCTACCGGATCGTCTCGGTGGCCAGCGGCAAGTGCGTGGACGTTCCGAACCAGTCCACCGCGAATGACGAGCAGCTGATCCAGTGGGCCTGCCACACCGGATCGAACCAGAAGTGGAAGCTCACCCAGGTGGGCTGA
- a CDS encoding sugar phosphate isomerase/epimerase family protein: protein MNRPITLFTGQWADLPFEEVCRLASQWGYDGLEIACWGDHFAVDRALAEPDYVVSKRAVLAQYGLDVWAISNHLVGQAVCDHPIDTRHQLILPARLWDENPEQVRRNAAREMQDTARAAALLGVDTVVGFTGSSIWHTVAMFPPVPPAAIEDGYRDFAERWHPILDVFEEQGVRFALEVHPSEIAYDFWTTRRTLEAIGHRWSFGLNWDPSHMIWQDIDPVDFILEFGDRIYHADCKDTRVRARDGRRGRLSSHLPWGDPRRGWDFVSTGHGDVPWEDCIRALNTIGYRGPLSVEWEDAGMDRLTGAAEALGFLQELSRIAPPATAFDAAFASQSAEGDGHE from the coding sequence ATGAATCGTCCGATCACCCTGTTCACCGGCCAATGGGCGGACCTCCCCTTCGAGGAGGTGTGCCGGCTCGCCTCCCAATGGGGGTACGACGGCCTCGAAATCGCTTGCTGGGGCGACCACTTCGCAGTCGACCGCGCCCTTGCGGAACCCGACTACGTGGTGAGCAAGCGGGCGGTCCTGGCCCAGTACGGATTGGACGTCTGGGCCATCTCCAACCACCTCGTGGGCCAGGCCGTCTGCGACCACCCCATCGACACCCGCCACCAGCTGATCCTGCCCGCCCGGCTCTGGGACGAGAACCCGGAACAGGTCCGCCGGAACGCGGCCCGCGAGATGCAGGACACGGCCAGAGCCGCCGCCCTGCTCGGCGTCGACACGGTGGTGGGTTTCACCGGTTCGTCGATCTGGCATACCGTCGCGATGTTCCCTCCCGTCCCGCCCGCCGCCATCGAGGACGGCTACCGCGACTTCGCCGAACGCTGGCACCCCATCCTCGACGTGTTCGAGGAGCAGGGCGTACGGTTCGCGCTGGAGGTCCATCCCAGCGAGATCGCCTACGACTTCTGGACGACTCGGCGCACCCTGGAGGCCATCGGCCACCGCTGGTCCTTCGGGCTGAACTGGGACCCGTCCCACATGATCTGGCAGGACATCGATCCGGTGGACTTCATCCTGGAGTTCGGCGACCGGATCTACCACGCCGACTGCAAGGACACCCGGGTCCGCGCCCGCGACGGCCGCCGCGGCCGGCTCTCCTCTCACCTGCCCTGGGGGGACCCGCGCCGCGGCTGGGATTTCGTCTCCACCGGCCACGGAGACGTCCCCTGGGAGGACTGCATCCGCGCGCTGAACACCATCGGATACCGCGGCCCACTCTCCGTGGAATGGGAGGACGCCGGCATGGACCGCCTGACCGGCGCCGCCGAAGCACTTGGTTTCCTGCAGGAGCTGTCCCGCATAGCCCCCCCGGCCACCGCCTTCGACGCCGCATTCGCAAGCCAGTCCGCAGAAGGAGACGGCCATGAGTGA
- a CDS encoding inositol-3-phosphate synthase, which produces MSDTPSRNTGRTGVWLVGARGSVATTAVVGAAAVSGGFVPPTGMVSQLAEFAHSGLPALEDLVFGGHDVTDTPLSKRAEQLAEAGVFPATLLPLVADALQAADAEIRTGTTGGPGGPTQAETAASLIDDLTSFRQRHRLGQVVVVDVSSTEPLPVPRPAHEKLDTLEQALASGDAELPPSSLYAYAALRAGCGHVGFTPSPGMRLPALRRLAEAQGLPYAGCDAKTGETLIRTALAPAFAHRALRVRSWSGTNLLGGGDGATLADPAAAASKNASKRSGLDALLGERVEGLTHIDNVPSMGERKTAWDHVDFQGFLGAPMTLQFTWQGWDSALAAPLVLDLVRFLARARQAGASGPQRQLGFFFKDPIAHDRIAPDHRLVIQFEELRAWYAGVVR; this is translated from the coding sequence ATGAGTGACACCCCCTCCCGGAACACCGGCCGGACCGGCGTATGGCTCGTCGGAGCCCGCGGTTCGGTCGCCACGACCGCAGTCGTCGGCGCCGCCGCGGTCAGCGGCGGATTCGTCCCCCCTACCGGCATGGTCTCCCAGCTGGCGGAGTTCGCCCACAGCGGCCTGCCCGCCCTGGAGGACCTGGTGTTCGGCGGACACGACGTCACGGACACCCCGCTCTCCAAGCGGGCCGAGCAGCTGGCCGAGGCCGGCGTCTTCCCCGCCACACTCCTCCCCCTCGTCGCCGACGCGCTCCAGGCGGCCGACGCGGAGATCAGGACCGGTACGACCGGCGGACCGGGAGGCCCCACGCAAGCCGAAACCGCGGCCTCCCTCATCGATGACCTGACCTCCTTCCGGCAACGCCACCGGCTCGGCCAGGTCGTGGTCGTCGACGTCTCCTCGACGGAACCCCTGCCCGTCCCCCGTCCCGCCCACGAGAAGCTCGACACACTGGAGCAGGCTCTGGCCTCCGGAGACGCAGAGCTCCCGCCGAGCTCCCTCTACGCCTACGCCGCCCTGCGCGCCGGATGCGGCCACGTCGGCTTCACCCCCTCGCCGGGAATGCGGCTGCCCGCGCTGCGCCGGCTCGCCGAAGCGCAGGGCCTGCCCTACGCGGGCTGCGACGCCAAGACCGGCGAAACCCTGATCCGCACCGCACTCGCGCCAGCGTTCGCCCACCGCGCCCTGCGTGTGCGGTCCTGGTCCGGTACGAACCTGCTCGGCGGCGGAGACGGCGCCACCCTCGCCGACCCGGCCGCCGCGGCCAGCAAGAACGCCTCCAAGCGCAGCGGTCTCGACGCCCTGCTCGGCGAGCGGGTGGAAGGACTCACCCACATCGACAACGTGCCGAGCATGGGGGAGCGGAAGACCGCCTGGGACCACGTCGACTTCCAGGGCTTCCTCGGCGCGCCGATGACCCTGCAGTTCACCTGGCAGGGCTGGGACTCGGCCCTGGCCGCACCCCTCGTCCTCGACCTCGTCCGGTTCCTCGCCCGGGCCCGCCAGGCGGGCGCCTCCGGACCGCAGCGACAGCTCGGCTTCTTCTTCAAGGACCCGATCGCGCACGACCGCATCGCTCCCGACCACCGGCTCGTCATCCAGTTCGAAGAGCTCCGCGCCTGGTACGCCGGAGTCGTCCGATGA
- a CDS encoding SCO3242 family prenyltransferase, with protein MTGLRALLELVRAPAALTVPGDTLAGATAAGRPLGAETAGLAAASVCLYWAGMALNDWADREVDAEERPGRPLPSGRISPGTALGAAAALTGAGLALAAAAGGRRHLGIAVPLAATVWAYDLAVKETPFGPAAMAAARGLDVLMGAGPDQWRSALPAALTIGCHTYTLTLVSRREVEGATAGLPAAALGASTALALVTSAFPASGTEPVHRAASTVLLAAYLAAGGPAQLAATARPDPPRLRRAVASGIHALIPLQAALTARAGNVGAALPLMAAFPLARRLSRKVSPT; from the coding sequence ATGACCGGCCTGCGCGCCCTGCTGGAACTGGTTCGTGCCCCCGCAGCGCTCACCGTCCCGGGCGACACCCTGGCCGGGGCCACTGCCGCCGGCCGGCCGCTCGGCGCCGAAACCGCCGGGCTCGCGGCGGCCTCCGTCTGCCTGTACTGGGCCGGAATGGCGCTGAACGACTGGGCCGATCGGGAGGTCGACGCCGAGGAGCGGCCCGGCCGCCCCCTTCCCTCCGGCCGGATCAGCCCCGGTACCGCACTGGGCGCCGCCGCCGCACTCACCGGCGCCGGCCTGGCATTGGCCGCGGCGGCAGGGGGGCGGCGGCACCTTGGCATCGCCGTGCCGCTCGCCGCCACCGTGTGGGCGTACGACCTGGCCGTCAAGGAGACCCCGTTCGGGCCGGCCGCCATGGCGGCCGCCCGCGGGCTCGACGTACTCATGGGCGCGGGCCCCGACCAGTGGCGCAGCGCGCTGCCCGCGGCCCTCACGATCGGCTGCCACACCTACACACTCACCTTGGTGAGCCGGCGGGAGGTCGAGGGGGCGACTGCGGGGCTGCCCGCAGCGGCCCTGGGGGCCTCCACCGCCCTGGCGCTGGTCACCTCCGCCTTCCCCGCAAGCGGCACGGAACCCGTCCACCGTGCCGCATCGACCGTGCTGTTGGCCGCCTACCTCGCTGCAGGGGGCCCGGCACAGCTGGCCGCGACCGCCCGCCCGGATCCTCCCCGCCTCCGGCGGGCGGTCGCTTCCGGCATCCACGCCCTGATCCCGCTCCAGGCGGCGCTGACCGCACGCGCGGGCAACGTGGGCGCCGCCCTGCCGCTGATGGCCGCGTTCCCGCTGGCCCGGCGGCTGTCGCGAAAGGTGTCCCCGACATGA
- a CDS encoding EboA domain-containing protein, with amino-acid sequence MAARSVGPDPGLGEATRIQLLQALPGAGAELAAVLKELYERGDTAERTAVLRALPLLDRAGRIGAHAKGLVEDALRTNDARLVTAAAGPYAARRLDQEQWRQAVLKCVFLGVPLDAVAGLARRRDPELDRMFAAFAAERIAAGRRVPDDVRRQLQLDQDLPV; translated from the coding sequence GTGGCCGCGCGGAGCGTCGGCCCCGACCCCGGACTCGGCGAGGCGACGCGGATCCAACTGCTCCAAGCCCTGCCCGGCGCCGGAGCCGAACTCGCCGCCGTCCTCAAGGAGCTGTACGAGCGAGGGGACACGGCCGAGCGGACCGCCGTGCTGCGCGCCCTGCCCCTGCTCGACCGGGCCGGACGGATCGGGGCGCATGCCAAGGGCCTGGTCGAGGACGCACTGCGGACCAACGACGCCCGGCTCGTCACCGCGGCGGCCGGACCGTACGCCGCCCGCCGCCTCGACCAGGAGCAGTGGCGGCAGGCCGTGCTGAAGTGCGTGTTCCTCGGCGTGCCCTTGGACGCCGTGGCGGGCCTGGCCCGCCGCCGCGATCCCGAACTGGACCGCATGTTCGCGGCCTTCGCTGCCGAACGCATCGCCGCCGGGCGGCGCGTCCCCGACGATGTTCGCCGGCAGCTGCAGCTCGATCAGGACCTCCCCGTATGA
- a CDS encoding TatD family hydrolase, with protein MRIFDPHIHMTSRTTDDYRAMHAAGVRALVEPAFWLGQPRTSVGSFIDYFDALLGWEPYRAAQYGIQHFCALALNPKEANDERCAPVLDELPRYLLKDRVVAVGEIGFDSMTEAEERAFTVQLGLAKEFGLPALVHTPHRDKAVGTARTLELVNASGIGPGRVLVDHLNEVTAPLVADSGCWMGFSIYPDTKMTPDRMVRILQDHGTSRVLVNSAADWGHSDPLLTFVTASAMRAAGFTENDVDQVLWRNPVEFYAQSGRLTLEGVSEGGCPSDTSEYAGNSVRRGGN; from the coding sequence ATGCGCATCTTCGACCCCCACATCCACATGACCTCCCGGACGACCGACGACTACCGGGCGATGCACGCGGCCGGCGTACGGGCCCTCGTCGAGCCGGCGTTCTGGCTCGGCCAGCCCCGCACATCGGTCGGCAGCTTCATCGACTACTTCGACGCCCTGTTGGGCTGGGAGCCGTACCGCGCCGCCCAGTACGGGATCCAGCACTTCTGTGCCCTCGCCCTCAACCCCAAGGAAGCCAACGACGAGCGGTGCGCGCCGGTCCTCGACGAGTTGCCCCGGTACCTGCTCAAGGACCGTGTCGTGGCAGTCGGCGAGATCGGCTTCGACTCGATGACCGAAGCCGAGGAGCGGGCGTTCACGGTCCAGCTCGGCCTCGCCAAGGAGTTCGGCCTCCCGGCCCTGGTGCACACCCCGCACCGCGACAAGGCCGTGGGAACCGCCCGCACCCTCGAGCTCGTGAATGCGTCCGGCATCGGACCCGGCAGGGTCCTGGTCGACCACCTCAACGAGGTGACCGCGCCGCTCGTCGCCGACTCCGGCTGCTGGATGGGCTTCTCCATCTACCCCGACACCAAGATGACCCCGGACCGCATGGTGCGCATCCTCCAGGATCACGGCACCTCCCGCGTGCTGGTCAACTCGGCTGCCGACTGGGGTCACAGCGACCCGCTGCTGACCTTCGTCACCGCCTCCGCCATGCGCGCCGCCGGCTTCACCGAGAACGACGTTGACCAGGTGCTCTGGCGCAACCCGGTGGAGTTCTACGCACAGAGCGGGCGGCTCACGCTGGAGGGCGTGTCCGAGGGGGGCTGCCCGTCGGACACCTCGGAGTACGCCGGCAACTCCGTACGCAGGGGCGGCAACTGA
- the eboE gene encoding metabolite traffic protein EboE, whose product MRFRHGSGEDVHLGYCTNVHPAEDLAGILDQLDTYAVPVREQLAADRLGVGLWLAQPVASVLAGDPGATLRFRAELDRRGLEVVTLNGFPYQGFHEPVVKGAVYRPDWSSQLRLELTADLARVLALLLPDDVPTGSISTLPFGWRADWTPERHLRALRNLDELGRRLEGIRHHTGRTIRVALEPEPGCVVETTGQAAHHLSHLDPEYFGVCLDVCHLAVAFEDPYAALRELDRAGLGVVKAQLSCALHAERPADPDVRRALAAFTEPRFLHQTRRAGVPRTGVDDLPQALAGPLAMDRDAPWRSHFHVPLHADPEPPLTSTRPVLLRALAALLATDRPGTTHLEVETYTWSVLPSPPRTAKELAAGIAAELDWTRRELLTLGLTEAPLSAVKRSS is encoded by the coding sequence ATGAGGTTCCGTCACGGCAGTGGCGAGGATGTCCACCTCGGCTACTGCACCAACGTGCACCCTGCCGAAGACCTCGCCGGGATCCTGGACCAGCTCGACACCTACGCGGTCCCCGTCCGGGAGCAGCTGGCAGCGGACCGGCTGGGAGTCGGCCTGTGGCTCGCTCAGCCCGTCGCCTCCGTCCTGGCCGGTGATCCCGGTGCCACGCTCCGGTTCCGCGCCGAACTCGACCGGCGCGGGCTGGAGGTGGTCACCCTCAACGGCTTCCCCTACCAAGGCTTCCACGAGCCGGTGGTCAAGGGCGCGGTCTACCGGCCCGACTGGTCCTCGCAGCTGCGGCTGGAGCTCACGGCCGACCTCGCGCGGGTGCTCGCCCTGCTGTTGCCCGACGACGTCCCGACCGGTTCCATCTCCACCCTCCCGTTCGGCTGGCGCGCCGACTGGACCCCGGAGCGCCATCTTCGGGCCCTGCGGAACCTGGACGAACTCGGGCGCAGGCTCGAGGGCATCCGCCACCACACCGGCCGCACGATCAGGGTCGCTCTGGAGCCGGAGCCCGGCTGTGTCGTGGAGACGACCGGCCAGGCCGCCCATCATCTGAGCCATCTGGACCCGGAGTATTTCGGCGTCTGCCTCGACGTGTGCCATCTCGCCGTCGCCTTCGAGGACCCATACGCGGCCCTGCGGGAGCTGGACCGGGCCGGGTTGGGCGTCGTCAAGGCGCAGCTGTCCTGTGCCCTGCACGCCGAACGGCCGGCCGACCCGGACGTCCGCCGGGCGCTGGCCGCTTTCACCGAACCCCGGTTCCTCCACCAGACCCGGCGAGCCGGGGTACCTCGCACCGGGGTCGACGACCTGCCCCAGGCGCTGGCCGGTCCTCTGGCGATGGACCGCGACGCACCCTGGCGCTCCCACTTCCACGTCCCCCTGCACGCCGACCCCGAGCCGCCGCTGACCAGCACACGGCCGGTACTGCTGCGAGCCCTCGCCGCGTTGCTCGCCACCGACCGGCCCGGCACCACGCACCTGGAGGTCGAGACGTACACCTGGTCGGTTCTGCCCTCCCCGCCGCGCACCGCGAAGGAACTGGCCGCGGGCATCGCCGCCGAACTCGACTGGACCCGCCGGGAGCTGCTCACCCTGGGCCTCACCGAGGCGCCCCTCTCCGCCGTGAAAAGGAGTTCGTGA
- a CDS encoding alkaline phosphatase family protein, with amino-acid sequence MSVVVLDVVGLTPRALADMPRLSAVADAGFSAELETVLPAVTCSVQSTFLTGELPSGHGIVGNGWYDRDMGEVAFWRQHNRLVGGEKLWQTARRTRPDLTVANICWWYAMGADVDVTITPRPVYHYDGRKSPDCYTNPPELRDALTAELGVFPLFDYWGPRAGLASTRWIVDAARRVVDRYDPDLTLVYVPHLDYDLQRHGPDSAQARKAARDLDEVLGPFLDETLARGATVVALSEYGITEVRRPVDINRALRRAGLLNVHVQQGMEYLDPWTSRAFATADHQIAHVYVADPADVPRVHEVLRELDGIEEVLDRSGQAEHGLDHARSGELVAIAAPDSWFTYYYWLDDGHAPDFARGVDIHRKPGYDPAELFFDPGDPLVMARAAVALAKLKLGIRGTMSVVPTDPGCVRGSHGRLPVNAEDAPVLLCSAPDQARARFHATEVKQFLLSCLSR; translated from the coding sequence ATGAGTGTCGTGGTCCTCGATGTCGTCGGGCTCACCCCGCGCGCGCTCGCTGACATGCCCCGCCTGAGTGCGGTCGCCGACGCCGGCTTCAGCGCCGAGCTGGAGACGGTCCTTCCCGCGGTCACCTGCTCGGTACAGTCCACCTTCCTGACCGGCGAACTGCCGTCCGGGCACGGGATCGTCGGCAACGGCTGGTACGACCGGGACATGGGCGAGGTCGCGTTCTGGCGCCAGCACAACCGACTGGTCGGCGGCGAGAAGCTCTGGCAGACCGCCCGGCGGACCCGGCCCGACCTGACGGTGGCCAACATCTGCTGGTGGTACGCGATGGGCGCCGACGTGGACGTCACCATCACCCCGCGTCCGGTGTACCACTACGACGGCCGCAAGTCCCCCGACTGCTACACGAACCCGCCGGAACTCCGGGACGCCCTGACGGCCGAACTGGGCGTCTTCCCGCTGTTCGACTACTGGGGACCCAGGGCCGGTCTCGCGTCCACGCGGTGGATCGTCGACGCCGCCCGGCGGGTCGTCGACCGGTATGACCCGGACCTCACGCTCGTCTACGTACCGCACCTCGACTACGACCTGCAACGCCACGGCCCGGACTCGGCACAGGCGCGGAAGGCCGCCCGTGACCTCGACGAGGTCCTGGGCCCCTTCCTCGACGAGACCCTCGCCCGGGGCGCGACGGTCGTGGCCCTGAGCGAGTACGGCATCACCGAGGTGCGCCGCCCCGTCGACATCAACCGGGCCCTGCGCCGGGCGGGGCTGCTCAACGTGCACGTGCAGCAGGGCATGGAGTACCTCGACCCGTGGACCTCCCGGGCGTTCGCCACCGCGGACCACCAGATCGCCCACGTCTACGTGGCCGACCCGGCGGACGTGCCGCGCGTACACGAGGTGCTCCGCGAGCTCGACGGCATCGAGGAGGTCCTGGACCGCTCGGGACAGGCCGAACACGGCCTCGACCACGCCCGGTCCGGCGAGCTCGTCGCCATTGCCGCCCCCGACAGCTGGTTCACGTACTACTACTGGCTGGACGACGGGCACGCCCCGGACTTCGCCCGCGGCGTGGACATCCACCGCAAGCCGGGGTACGACCCGGCGGAGCTGTTCTTCGACCCTGGTGATCCACTCGTCATGGCACGCGCCGCCGTTGCCCTGGCCAAGCTGAAGCTCGGCATCCGCGGCACCATGTCCGTCGTGCCGACCGACCCCGGATGCGTCCGCGGCAGCCACGGCCGCCTCCCCGTGAATGCCGAAGACGCTCCCGTCCTGCTGTGCTCCGCTCCCGACCAGGCCCGCGCGCGCTTCCACGCCACCGAAGTCAAGCAGTTCCTGCTGTCCTGTCTTTCCCGTTGA
- a CDS encoding LuxR C-terminal-related transcriptional regulator has protein sequence MTEETRHLLALMATGATDRAIARMLGVSERTVLRRITRVQQHLGAQSRFQLGLLIHVLQWVPTSGPPARPAERVTRTADA, from the coding sequence GTGACCGAGGAGACGCGACATCTTCTGGCATTGATGGCGACGGGCGCCACGGACCGGGCCATCGCCAGGATGCTGGGCGTCAGCGAACGGACCGTCCTCAGAAGGATCACCCGCGTGCAGCAGCACCTCGGTGCTCAATCCCGGTTCCAGCTGGGGCTTCTCATCCATGTTCTGCAATGGGTTCCCACATCGGGCCCTCCGGCTCGGCCGGCCGAGCGCGTGACCCGCACGGCTGACGCCTGA